The nucleotide sequence TCTTCCGGAAATTGATCGCCGCGACATCGATCTCCGTACCACCTTCCTCGGCAAATCTCTTGGCGCACCTCTGTTAATTTCCTCTATGACTGGAGGAACAGAATTAGCTCGCCTAGTCAATACACGACTAGCAACAGTTGCCCAACACTATCGGTTAGCGATGGGGGTAGGTTCCCAACGAATTGCCCTCGAACAACCCCATTTAGCACCGACTTTTGCTGTGCGTTCCCTTGCGCCTGACATTCTGTTGTTGGCGAATTTGGGGGCTGTGCAGTTGAATTATGGATGCGGTTTAGAGGAGTGCTTACATCTGGTAGATTTGCTCGAGGCTGATGTTCTCATTCTACATCTTAATCCTCTACAAGAGTGCGTGCAAACGAAAGGAGACACGAATTTTCGAGGACTATTGAGCAAAATTGCCGAACTCTGTCAAAAGTTACCCGTGCCGGTCATGGTCAAAGAAGTGGGAAATGGGATTTCTGCACCAATGGCTAAACAATTAATCGAGGCGGGTGTAGCCGCCATTGACGTAGCCGGAGCCGGTGGAACCTCCTGGGCGAAAGTGGAAAGTCAACGAGCTAAAGACAAAAAGCAACGCCGTCTAGGGCAAACTTTTGCGGATTGGGGTATTCCTACCGCCGAGTGTATCACCTCGATTCGTGAGATTGCTCCGAGTATTCCTTTGATTGCTTCTGGTGGGATTAAAAACGGTTTAGATGCGGCTAAGGCACTGGCTTTAGGAGCAGATTTAGCCGGATTGGCGCGACCTTTTTTAGAAGCCGCCGTAGAATCAGAATCGGCTGTTGAGCAGTTAGTAGAATTTTTAATTGCTGAACTGGAAACCGCGTTATTATGCACTGGTAATACTACCCTGTCACAATTGAAAAGTTCTGGGGCACTGCAACGCATTTGACTCTCTAAAATTTAAATAGCTTTTGTATTTCATCTTTAAAACCATTTTTTTTAAAGGGTAATTTTTACTGGTCAAGAAAGGGTTATTCGGAATAATTTTTATTTTTCGATTCTTTTATTCTCAAAGCGATTCCTAAATTAACTTGTTTCACTAACCAGTATAAAACGGTGATCACAACAAAGGTAATTACAGTCACTAGAATCGGTTGCTTTTTGACAAAAGTTTCAAAAATACTACTCAATAAAATTTTAGGTTGGGTGACAAAATCCCAAGTATTAAAGCGCTGAAAACGTCCTAAGTAAATGCCGATGGCAGAAAGCGCGTGTATGATGATCTCAGTGGCTAGGATATAGCGGCTGAGATTTTGTCGATGGAGATAGTAACCCACATTAATCACAGAGATGGTGTATGCTTCAAAAGCGGATAAGATAAATAGGGTATATTGGGGAATGAGTACCAAAGCCACAATCCAAGCTGAAAACCCATAACGAATTAAATCAATCAGATGAATAACATCTGTTAAGACATAGGGCGCATTGGGTAAAAAACCCATAAAACTTAAAACACCGATCCACCACAGTAGAGAACGTTTTTGCGCTCGACGGAATAACCAAAAGCTTAAGACGAGAGGAATAAAGGCTAAAAAGAGATTCCAAGCGATCAGCTTATGGCTATAACTTAACACCTGCCAAGCAATGTTGAACCAGATCTGTAGTTGGGTGAGCATAGATATCACAAGTTGACTTCTACTTTTATGCAGTTTAACCCAGAGAGCGGCTAATTTTGTCTATTGTTGCTTAACTCTTGGAGGTAAAGAAGATATTTTTTGAGTGAGAAGAGATTAATATAATAGTTCATAAAAAAGAAAATTCTGAACCTGCTCTGCCGCAAGAGTTGTTAAAAGAATACACGGAAATGGCCGTAAATATGTTTAATTGTAGTGTTTAATTGCTGATTTATTGAGGTTAAGTAAGATTATGTCTTTTGTGAATGCTAAAAACCTGTCTAGTCCTTTGATTCTTTTTTATAAGGGTGAAAGCAGCACTATTACCTCTCATCCTGGCAAAAAAGGCTATCTAATTGATGAAATTTATAATTGGGACTTTGAGCGGCTTGAATATGTACATGATTATATTCAATGGCTCTTTCCTCTGGCTGAAAGAAGTGCTTTTAATCTAGATGCTCCGGTATTAACCGATGAAGATATAGAATGCTTTAAGAATGATGAAGATTTAAAAACAAATGTCCTTAAATCTTTTAAGTTAATGATGAAATTTTATGGGTTTGACTGTGACGATTCTCGGGGGTCAGTTTCTCTCAAAAAATCGAATAATTTTCAGGAAAGAAGCAAAAATTGGTTGACCATAAAAAATCATAATCATTTACGAATTACTCGTATATTAAAAAGCTTAACTCTATTGGGACTAAATAGATATGCTTTAGCGTTTTTCAACATTTTAAATGAATTGTATCAAGATTACAAACAAGAAATTTCAACTTGTAGCTACAATTACTGGAAAGAGGCGGCTCAGATCAGTATTGATCGGTAATCTAGTTGTAGGTTGAGTTGAACGGCAGTAAAACCCAACATTATCTTAACCGGCGTTGGGTTTCGTTTCCTTCGACTATCACTCAAGACATCGCCTGAACCTAACCTACATATCCTTTTAAATAGCTTTTTAAGATTTTTTTAAACATATCTATGATAATATTTTCATCATTATCTCTAATAAAAATCTCGAAATTGGGATGAGAATTGATTTCAATTAACCAGTATTGGCCATTTTTATCGATGGCTATATCTAAGCCGCCGTAAGGGATTTTCATTTCTTCAAACATGGGGGCGATAAATTGATTGATCTCAGCAATAATCTTTGAGTCGGTTATGTGTATTGCTTTTGAACCTTCCCAGTGAAGCGGCGATAAATTGCCAGTAAAGATAGCATCAACTATACTTTTTTCATAAACTAGAAGGATTTCATTTTTAAAAATAATAACTCTATATTCCCGCAAAATATCTATCTGTTCTTGAGCGATGGCTACATAATCATATTCTTTACTGTTCACATTAAAAATGATATCCAGGGAGGATTTAACCTGGTCAATATCCTGACAAAGAAATACATTATTACCGGCTGAACCGGTATTTCTTTTAATAATTATAGGCAGCAAAAAATTTTTTTGTATTTCTTCGACTATTGCGTCAATATTTTTATAGTGTAAATACTTAGAATATTTTTCTGGGCAATAAGGAGATAAAAATGATTCGCTTCTCGGCACATTTACTCGGTCTTTAAAGACATAATAGACATAATCTTTATCTTTAAAAAGTTTACCCACAGAATTAGAAAGAAAAGGCGTAGTATAATTGGTAAAATAATAATCTTCTTGACCGATTTTAAATCTAACTAGATTTTGACTGGGATGAAGAATTTCATAATGAATATTTAAGGCTTTGCAAGCTTCAGTCAAAAGTCTTATGTTTGTCAGCATTATTTAACTCTAATAGATTTTTTACGAAGACTGATACTAGCATAGATAGTCAACCTCGTCAAGATTAAATAGATAAAAATCGACTTAAATCAAATTCTTCATCAGTAGAATCTTCTTGAAAACGTTCATTACTTAAAATTAATAATAATCGATCTGAATAGTCTACCGCTCCTCGTAACTCATCCCTTAACATTTCTAACCCTCCATTAGCATACTCTTCAAAAATTTCTACTCGTTGGGCTTCAGCTTCAAGACGATAAGCTGAAAGAATTTTTGGGTCTTTAGTTTCAGCAATGGCTAAAAGTTTAATCAGGGCATCATAGCCGCGTGAAATAAAAATTTCTAAACTAATAGGCGCGGGTTCTTTAGAGATAATGCCTAAAGGCACTCGCTTTTGAAATTTTGCCCCTAAAGCCGCCGCAAAAACCATCACATCTGCATAGGTTTGAAAGGGACCCGTTGCGCCATTAAAATCCACTAATGCCTGTACTAATTCGGCTTTATCTTTAGCAATTCTAATTCTTGGTATAGCCATAATTTTAAGCTTAACTATTTCAAGTTTTTTTATTATCTCATAAAAATAGAGACGTTACAGACAACGCCTCTACACAGTAGGAAATGGATTGGGGTGCAACGCTCGTGTTCCGCACTGCTCACCTAAACTTAATAACAACTTCCCGACTTACGATGCCAAATAGCAGTTACTCCATCGGCTTCGAGAACTTCGCCCTTATTAACTTCAGCATAAATTAACCAACGATCACCAGTGGCGATCCGTTGTTGTACCGTACATTCTAAATAAGCTAATGCCTCACTTAAGATTAAACAATTATTAGAAGCCGCACGAGTTTCTAGTTCAGGAAAAGAATTATTTTCACCGGCAATAGAGAAAGCAAAATTCCGTCTTAGCGTGCGCCCTTCCTTTAAAATATTGAGAACAAATTGAGTTCCAGGTTCAATTAAACTCTCAGCACCCTGGTCTTCTCCCAGTGCTATCATTAAGCCCGGAGGATTAAAACTCGCTTGAGACACCCAAGAAGTCAGAAAAGCTTGATCACTGTCGCCTCCTGGGGTAGTTAGCACACACAAAGAACCAATAATTCGACCTACCGCTTGTGCAGTACGATCAGCTTGCCCATCTGTGCCGCCTGCACGGGGAACGCGCAATTTTTGCCGGTTTTTCAGGGTTTGGGCAAAAGTGGCCCCCGCCTCTTGACATTGCTGTAAGGTCTTCTCATCGGGCGTAAATTTAACTCGAATACTGTCAAACCCAAAACGATAATTAGCATCTCTTAATTTACTTTCTAGCAGATCGATCGCTTCTCCACTCCAACCATAAGACCCAAAGACACCGGCTAACTTGGTTTTGGCGGCTGACGCTAAAATAATACCCAATGCTGTTTGAATTTGTACCGGCGCATGACCCCCTAACGTGGGAGAACCAATTAAAAACCCGTCACAACTGTCTACCGCTTGATTAATTTGGGCCGGTTCAGCTAATTCACAGTTAATTGATTCTACCGCTATTCCATTATCGATTAAACCTTGAGCGATGGCATTAGCGAGAGTGGTGGTATTCCCATAAGCAGAGGCATAAAATAAAGCGACTTTTAATTCCTGGGTTTTCTGCAACTGACACCATTGGCGATAATCATAAGTTAAGCGGCTAAGGCTATAACGCACAATGGGACCATGACCGGGGGCGTAATATTTGGCTGTAAAGGTTCCTAATTTATCTAAAGCCGCCTCCACCTGTTTCGCTTGTGCTGCATGGATACAGTCAAAATAGTAGCGGCGATCACTATCTAATTGTTTCCAGTCTTCATCATAAAGCACATCATCACACACATGAACCCCAAATAACTTATCGGTGTATAAAATACGGGTTTGGGAGTCATAAGTACAGAGTCCATCAGCCCATCGGGGTGTAGGAACAAAGATAAATTGTAGAAGATGACCGCCGCCAAGGTCTAAAGTATCCTCGGAACGCACCACCTGAATTTGAGATTCTAATGAGGGAAAGGCATTTTTGAGGATGTTAGCCCCCGGTTTTGAACAAATTAGCTTTACTTGGGGTGCTTGTTCTATCAATAATTTTAGGGTTGCCATGCGGTTAGGATTTACATGACCTAAAATGATGTAGTCTAATTGGTTTATGTTGATCTGTTGCCGTAATTGCAGTAAAAATATTTGGGTGAATGACTCGCCGGGTGGATCGATGAGGGCTGTTCGTTCGCTTGTGATTAAATAAGAGTTAGCGGTTGTTCCTTTTTGACGGGCATATTCTATCTCAAATTTGAGTCGGTCCCAGGTGCGAGAACGGAATATTGTGGTGTTTGTAGCTAGGGTGGCTACTTGTACATCTCTTTTAAGGTTTGGTGTTAAGGTTTGCATTTTTGTTTTTATTTATAAGGGTTTTTTAGATGCAGCCTGTAGCAGATGAATACAGATGATTTTGTTGGTAGGGTGGGTACTTGACCCACCTTGTTTTAACTATGTTTTTCTGAGGGTGTGAGAGAAACGGGATTAATATGATTGTTGATGTCGGGATCGGGTACGGTAACTCGACTCCTATGTCGTTTAGATACTTGTTGTTCGGGGTCGATATTATCAAAGGTGGGGGGTAGCCAAACTCTCACCACCATTAGCACTCCTAAGACTAGCAAAAACGCACAGGCGGCTAAGACTTGTGTCCAACTGGTTTCGAGTACCCCTCTAACAATGATTTCTCTTAAAATAGAAACAATCGCGACTTCTACGGCTACTCCAATAGAGACTCGTTGTTCTTTCAGGTAAATAATTAATAGGCGGAATAATTCTACCCAAATTAATAATGAGAGAATGTCTGCCGTTACTGCCTCAAATTGAACCGGTGGCAGTAAGGAGAGATACATTTCTCGGATCTGTAGTACCATGAAACTAAACAGACCGAAACACAGACAGATGACGATAAAATCTTGGATTAGTTCTAAAACTAAAACAATACTTTTTAGACTTAACCAATTAAAGTTTTGCTGAGAATTATTGAAAGATTGAGACACTTGATTAAAACTCCAATTTTAAGTTATGGGTGGTTGGGTTTTATTCCCCAACCCTACAAATCTTATGACTAATTAACTGTTCACGGTTAACTAATTAATAGTGATTTCCTACCTTACGATGGTGAATTGCGGTTAAGCCATCGAGTTTGGCCACTCGTCCTGTCTGTACTGTGCTATAAACAATCCAGTGATCGCTGCATTCCATACGTGTTGTGACAACACATTCCATATAGGCTAAAGCGTCCCCTAAAATTGGACAGCCGTTATTTCCTTGATAGGTTTTCACTCCTTCAAAACGATCCGCCCCAGGGGCAAAACGTTTGAGGAAATGTTTCATCAGTTTTTGATAGTTTCCTTCTTCTAAAACATTGAGAATAAAATGATCTCCTACCTGCATTAAAGATTCAATGGCCCGATCTTTGGCAACGGCGATCGCTATGCCTAGAGGTTCTAGACTCGCTTGCGTTACCCAAGAGGCTAACATTGCCCCTGTAACATTGTCTTTAGCGGCTGTGATCATATACAGTCCCCCACTGAGTCGCCCTAAAGCCCGATCAAGGTCGCTATCCATAGATTTCATCTGCTTAATGGTACGTTCTCGAGTTAACCATTGTCCGAGATCGGTGCCGGCTTCATCACAGATTTTTTCTAGGGTGGCTGTAGGGGGTTCTTTGACTAAAATAGGCGGAAAGGCTTCTGTTAAACCAATTTCTTGAAATTTATTACGTAGCGGATAAATAGGTTCATCTTCGCCCCCGCCAGATTCTAATAATCCGATACTTTGTTTGCGGTTGACTGAGGCTAAAATGGTACTTAGGGCTGTATGGGCAATAGCATCACTTTGAGGCGGCATGGCAATAATTATTCCTGCGGCTTGATAGACCCATTCCCGAATTTCATGCGGTTCACTGGTGCTTAAGTCGATCAATTCTACCGCTACTTCAGTTTTATGAATTCCTAGGGCGATGGACCTGATCAGTTGGTCACTCCAACCATAATCTTGACTGTAAAATAGAGCCACTAATTTCTCGGTTTTTGTCTGTTCTTGACTCCAACTGCGATAACGTTCTACCCACTCAGTTAAATGATGTTGTAGTAGGGGTCCGTGTCCTGTGGCGATCATCCCGATGTCTAATTTTTCAATACGTTTGAGTCCGGCTAGCACTGAACGGGCATTAGGACCCATCAAACAGTCATAATAATATTTAAAATCATCTTCGAGTAAATCGGGTTCTTCATCAAAGGTGTGGTCATCACAGTAGTGCATCCCAAAAGCGTCGCAGGTGTAAAGGATGCGGGTTTTTTCATCATAAGTAAAAATGGTATCGGGCCAATGAAGATTCGGTGCAAAGACAAATTCTAAGTGATGTCCGTTCCCTAAATCTAGGCGATCGCCACTTTTGACCATCTGGTGTTGAAAAGGTTCATGCACCATGTTTTCTAAAAATTGTATGGCCACTTTGGCTCCCACCACTGTGACATGAGGCGCTCTTTTTAAGACTTCTTTGACTAAACCACTATGATCCGGTTCGGTATGGCTAATAATTAAATAATCTAGTTGGGATAAATCAATTAATTCTGTTAATGCTTCTAAATATAATTGCTCAAATTTTCGGTGAGAGGTGTCGATCAGAGCGGTTTTTTCGCCTTTAATTAAGAAAGAATTATAGGTTGTTCCATTTCTCAAACCAAATTCTATATCGAAGCGCTCCCGATCCCAGTCCAGCGAGCGTATAGCCGTTGTTTGCTCTCCTATTTCAAGGGTTTGGATGGTCAAACGACCTGAATAATTAACTTGTTGAGCGACTGTTGTGGATGCAATCATAAAGGGCTACCTCCGATCTATTGATCATCTTCGTTAAGATTCTTGTATTTATAGTGACTTATAAGTATTGATTTTGTAAAATGCCAATTTTTTAAGTTATCTATTAGTTTTTTCTATAATTAAAAATTAGAAGATAGACTAAAGTATATGGTTAGGGCACAGGAAGCGGACTGTAGTCTTTTTTGACCATCTTCTCTAGCTAGATTGGATCAAATCATTACTTTAGGAGTAGTAAAATGAGACAGTTGTCTTATAAATTTGCTCTTTTAAGCATCCTCTGAATGACCAACCAACTACCTAGCTTTATTTCGCCTCAGTGTTCCCCCGAAGAACTCCAGTTAGATCAAACGTTAAAACTAGGGGTAATGGCTTCTGGAAGTGGGACAAATTTTGAAGCCTTGGCACAAGCGATCGCAGATAAGCGCTTAAATGCCCAAATTCAAGTCGTCATTTATAATAATCCTGATGCTAAAGTTCAACAAAGGGCACAACGATGGAATATTCCCACCGTATTAATTAACCATCGACACTACAAAAAAAATCGAGAAGGACTGGATCAAAAAATTGTCGAGGTCTTAAAACAGCACGAGGTAGAATGGGTGATTATGGCCGGTTGGATGCGGATTATTACCCCTGTCCTGCTAAATGCTTTCCCCAATCATGTTTTAAATATTCATCCCAGTCTATTACCCAGTTTTAAAGGCGTTAACGGTGTAGAACAAGCTTTAGCCGCCGGTGTCAAGGTGACAGGTTGTACCGTTCATATTGCCAGTTTAGAAGTCGATAGCGGACCCATCGTCATGCAAGCGGCTGTCCCCATTCTTCCTGATGATACACCAGACACCCTCCACGCCCGTATTCAAGTCCAAGAACATCTCATTTTTCCAATGGCGATCGCTTTAGCGGCTAAAAAATATTAGTCATTAGTCATTAGTCATTAGTCATTAGTCATTAGTCATTAGTCATTAGTCATTAGTCATTAGTCTGTTCCCTGTTCCCTGTTCCCTGTTCCCTAAAATCAAAAAACGGTGAGTGAAATTTTAATCAATTTATCTGTGGTTTTTGATAAACCGACTGGGATTAGTAATTATATTTTAAATCTTCTGCCCTATTTAAAACCACTCAATCCGACTTTACTAACAGCGAAACCGATTGACGATTTTAAAAATTACTCGATTCCGGGCAATTTAACCCCAGAACAAGGCATTAAAGGACACTTAAATCGTTTATGGTGGACTCAATTTAAACTCGATAAAATCTGTAAAAAACTTCAACCATCTCTATTATTTTCTCCCTTGCCTGAAGCGCCGCTATATAGAAATCATCGCTTTGTGGTCATGGTTCATGATTTAATTCCCCTACGTTTTTCTAACCCTTACTCTCCTTTAACCCCCTACTTTCGCTATTATATTCCCCAAGTCCTTCAACAAGCCGGTCATATCGTCTGTAATTCTCAAGCAACAGCCCAAGATATTATCGACTTTTTCGGCATTTCAGCCCAAAAGATTACCCCTATTCCTCTAGCTTATGACGCTACCCATTTCCGTCCTTTAAATCTGCCTAAACCATCTCAACCCTATTTTATCTATCTAGGTCGCCCCAATCCTTATAAAAATTTACCTCGTTTGCTGCAAGCTTTTGCCCAACTGAAAAACCGCAACGACTATCAATTGTGGATTGCCGGACCAAGCGATCGCCGTTATACCCCTAAGCTACAAACAGCCGTAGAGGAATTAGGATTAACTCATCAGGTGAAATTTCTCGATTATGTGAGTTATGGCCAATTACCCGTTATTCTTAATAGAGCTTTAGCCTTGGTGTTTCCTTCTTTATGGGAAGGGTTCGGCTTGCCAGTCTTAGAAGCAATGGCTTGTGGAGTGCCGGTGATTACGTCTAATTTGTCGTCTTTGCCTGAAGTGGCCGGCGATGCCGCCATTTTAATTAATCCTGATCAAACCCATGAAATTACAGCAGCCATGACAGCTATTGCCAACGATAGTCAATTACAATCGCATCTCAGTAAGCTTAGTTTACAAAGGGCAAGCCAGTTTAGTTGGGCAAAAACCGGACAAGCCACCTTAAATATACTCCGCCATCAGATAGATCACTCTTCAACATAAAAAAATTTTTTTTTCAGGAATCTGACTCAATGATGATGTATCTTAATCATGACTGTTCACCTCTAATCTTCCCCTAGCTCAACGAGAAAGATAATTTCTCCCTTGGAGTAAATTAGCTTTATTTAAGCATGAATTCCTCAAAAAAATAGGCTTTTCTATTTTTAAGCAATAATATTGCTGATTTTTGAGAAATGTAAATTTAAAGCAAAAAGGAGATTATTGAGATGAGTTCCACGAATTCTATTTCTGTTGTTGATCTAAATGTCGCCAATCCTCTAGCAGAACAAAACCTTTCTAGTTTGGCAAAAAACTTAAATTTAGATGTTGAGTCAGATGAAATAGACAAGATTTATAAGGCGGCTTCTTCAAGCCCTGATTCCATTATCGAGAGTCAGGGCAATTCTGTTTCTAATAACACAGCAAACAATTCCTCTCCTCAACCTGCCAACAACAGCAATATTGCTAGTAACCAAACTTTGACTGGACAGGGACCGGACTTAATCGCTCAATTTACCAAAATCAAGCTACCCGATACAGTGGAATTTGGCGATCAAGGCCAAGTCAAGATAAAAATAACTAATCAGGGTAATACCACTGCCACAGGTCCAATTAACCTGGAACTATGGAGTTCAACCGATAACAATATTGATAAAAACGATGTTCTTTTGGCGAATCAAACGAAAAACATTAACTTAAAACCTTTTCAAAGTATTACCCTAACGATTAATTATGACAATAATACTTCAGCTATCGCTCCTGGAGCTTACAATCTGATTGCCAGAGTAGACAGCCAAAACCAAGTAGCAGAACTTGAGGAAAACAACAACACCGTTAGTCGTCTCGTGTCTGCTCCCAATACCGATGTGGTGATCGATTGGAATGCAACGGCTTTAAATGCCATTCAAGCCGAAGGAGAAGCCGGACGAGGCATTCCCCCAACAGTAGGCTCTCGGCTATTAGCACTGGTTTCTACGGCCGTTTATGACACAGTTAATGCTTTTAAACATAACTATACTGCTTATGCAGTGGATGTTAATGCCCCGAAGGGTGCGTCATTACAAGCGGCGGCGGTGGGTGCAGCCTACCGGGTTCTAACTCAATTGATTCCTCAGCAAACCACTTTATTTAATCAACAATTGGTTAAATCTTTGGCAGAAATTACCGATCTGCCCGTTGCTGAGACAGCAGGGACTTTATTTGGCTATTCTGTTGCTGACCAAATTCTCGCTCTGCGAGCAAACGATGGCTCCAACAACAACGCCCCCTATGTACCCCCTACGGGTGATTATGTTTGGCAGCCCGATGCACCGGACTTTATAGCACTTAGCCCTAATTGGGGTCAAGTTACCCCCTGGGCTATCCCGAGTGAGGAGGCTTTTGCTCCTAATGGGCTTGATGGTACACCTACCCATAACCCCACACTCTATGCTGAAAACATCGAAGAAGTACGAAAAATCGGTGGAAGGTTTAACACTGATATAACTACTCTTACTCGTACTCCTGACCAAACCCAAGTCGCTCATTTTTGGTCTTATGACCGGGCTGATACTTTCCGTCCCTACGGGCAATTAAATCAAATCGCTGAAGAAGTTGCTGTGCGTGAGGGCACCTCTTTAGCGGAAAATGCCCGTTTATTTGCTTCGTTAAACGTCGCTTTGGCTGATGCGGCGATCGTGGCTTGGGCGGCTAAGTATAAATATACTCAACCCCGTCCCGATGACGTGATAGCCGGTGGCATTGCCGCCAATGATGGAATTGATGCAACTGTGGCTGATCCCAATTGGAAACCTTTACTAGATACTCCTCCTTTCCCGGACTATATTTCGGGTCATTCAACTTTTGCAGGAGCTTTTGCAGGGGTTTTAAAGAACTTTTTTGGGGATAATTATGAATTTAGTGTAGTTTCCCAAGAGTTACCCGGTATCGTTCGTAATTACAATAGTTTCTCGGATTTAGCTACCGAAGATGCTATCAGCCGCGTTTATGGAGGGGTTCATGTGCGAGAGTCCACCATTACCGATGCCCTGCCTACAGGTTTAAACATAGGTAATTATGTCGCTGAGAATTTGTTCCAACCTGTAGCATAAAATGAATCAGGGGAATGACTTTACTCTCCATTACTGAATCCCATGTTAACTATTCATAGCCGCGATCACCAATATCAGAACCCCAAATTTGAACTCATTGACGGTCAACTCCGCCCACCTGTAGAGAATGCTCAACGAGTGGAGACGGTGTTAAGCCGCATTCGCTCGGTCGGGTTAGGTTCTGTTTTGCCGGCTCTTGAAAGGGGTCTCGCGCCCATTTTACGGGTTCATGAGCAGGCTTTTGTTGACTTTCTACAAAACGCTTGGTCAGAGTGGGTTAAAGTATACGGAGAAAGGGAAGCCCTTCCCCTGATTTGGCCAACCCGAACTTTAGGCTATGACCGGCTTCCAGAAGCCATTGATGGTCAGTTAGGCTATTATTCCTTTGATGCCGGCACTCCCATTACAGCAGGGACTTGGCGAGCCGCTAGAGCTTCAGCTAATGTAGCTCTAACAGCACAACAGTTATTAGCCGCAGGAGAACAGGCGGTTTTTGCTCTGTGTCGCCCTCCTGGTCATCATGCGGCAACTAATCTTTACGGGGGTTACTGTTTTCTCAATAATGCCGCCATCGCCGCTCAAGCTTTGCTGGATGGAGGGGCAACCCGGGTAGCTATTTTGGATGTAGACTATCATCACGGGAATGGTACTCAGGAGATTTTTTACCATCGTCGTGATGTTTTGTTCGTCTCGTTGCACGCTGATCCTCGAGTAGAATATCCCTATTTTTTAGGTTATGAAGATGAAAAAGGAGCGGCTGATGGAGTGGGTTTTAATCTTAATTATCCTCTGCCTTGGGGCACTGATTGGCAGCAGTATCGTCAAACCCTTAAAATCGCGCTTGATTTTATTAAAAATTATCATCCTGATGTGTTAGTGGTTTCTCTGGGGGTTGATACCTTTGAATATGACCCTATTTCTAAATTTTGTTTGAAAACCGAAGATTATTTAACTTTGGGTAAGGACATTGCCAGCATTCATAAGCCGACTTTGTTTGTTATGGAAGGCGGCTACGCTGTAGAAGATATCGGTAATAATATCGTTAATGTTTTGAGCGGATTTGAGGATAATTAATTAAGGTTCAACCAGCTAGATTACTTTTCCACTAGATGGTAAAGA is from Gloeothece verrucosa PCC 7822 and encodes:
- a CDS encoding diflavin flavoprotein — its product is MIASTTVAQQVNYSGRLTIQTLEIGEQTTAIRSLDWDRERFDIEFGLRNGTTYNSFLIKGEKTALIDTSHRKFEQLYLEALTELIDLSQLDYLIISHTEPDHSGLVKEVLKRAPHVTVVGAKVAIQFLENMVHEPFQHQMVKSGDRLDLGNGHHLEFVFAPNLHWPDTIFTYDEKTRILYTCDAFGMHYCDDHTFDEEPDLLEDDFKYYYDCLMGPNARSVLAGLKRIEKLDIGMIATGHGPLLQHHLTEWVERYRSWSQEQTKTEKLVALFYSQDYGWSDQLIRSIALGIHKTEVAVELIDLSTSEPHEIREWVYQAAGIIIAMPPQSDAIAHTALSTILASVNRKQSIGLLESGGGEDEPIYPLRNKFQEIGLTEAFPPILVKEPPTATLEKICDEAGTDLGQWLTRERTIKQMKSMDSDLDRALGRLSGGLYMITAAKDNVTGAMLASWVTQASLEPLGIAIAVAKDRAIESLMQVGDHFILNVLEEGNYQKLMKHFLKRFAPGADRFEGVKTYQGNNGCPILGDALAYMECVVTTRMECSDHWIVYSTVQTGRVAKLDGLTAIHHRKVGNHY
- the purN gene encoding phosphoribosylglycinamide formyltransferase, with amino-acid sequence MTNQLPSFISPQCSPEELQLDQTLKLGVMASGSGTNFEALAQAIADKRLNAQIQVVIYNNPDAKVQQRAQRWNIPTVLINHRHYKKNREGLDQKIVEVLKQHEVEWVIMAGWMRIITPVLLNAFPNHVLNIHPSLLPSFKGVNGVEQALAAGVKVTGCTVHIASLEVDSGPIVMQAAVPILPDDTPDTLHARIQVQEHLIFPMAIALAAKKY
- a CDS encoding glycosyltransferase family 4 protein, with amino-acid sequence MSEILINLSVVFDKPTGISNYILNLLPYLKPLNPTLLTAKPIDDFKNYSIPGNLTPEQGIKGHLNRLWWTQFKLDKICKKLQPSLLFSPLPEAPLYRNHRFVVMVHDLIPLRFSNPYSPLTPYFRYYIPQVLQQAGHIVCNSQATAQDIIDFFGISAQKITPIPLAYDATHFRPLNLPKPSQPYFIYLGRPNPYKNLPRLLQAFAQLKNRNDYQLWIAGPSDRRYTPKLQTAVEELGLTHQVKFLDYVSYGQLPVILNRALALVFPSLWEGFGLPVLEAMACGVPVITSNLSSLPEVAGDAAILINPDQTHEITAAMTAIANDSQLQSHLSKLSLQRASQFSWAKTGQATLNILRHQIDHSST
- a CDS encoding CARDB domain-containing protein translates to MSSTNSISVVDLNVANPLAEQNLSSLAKNLNLDVESDEIDKIYKAASSSPDSIIESQGNSVSNNTANNSSPQPANNSNIASNQTLTGQGPDLIAQFTKIKLPDTVEFGDQGQVKIKITNQGNTTATGPINLELWSSTDNNIDKNDVLLANQTKNINLKPFQSITLTINYDNNTSAIAPGAYNLIARVDSQNQVAELEENNNTVSRLVSAPNTDVVIDWNATALNAIQAEGEAGRGIPPTVGSRLLALVSTAVYDTVNAFKHNYTAYAVDVNAPKGASLQAAAVGAAYRVLTQLIPQQTTLFNQQLVKSLAEITDLPVAETAGTLFGYSVADQILALRANDGSNNNAPYVPPTGDYVWQPDAPDFIALSPNWGQVTPWAIPSEEAFAPNGLDGTPTHNPTLYAENIEEVRKIGGRFNTDITTLTRTPDQTQVAHFWSYDRADTFRPYGQLNQIAEEVAVREGTSLAENARLFASLNVALADAAIVAWAAKYKYTQPRPDDVIAGGIAANDGIDATVADPNWKPLLDTPPFPDYISGHSTFAGAFAGVLKNFFGDNYEFSVVSQELPGIVRNYNSFSDLATEDAISRVYGGVHVRESTITDALPTGLNIGNYVAENLFQPVA
- a CDS encoding histone deacetylase family protein codes for the protein MLTIHSRDHQYQNPKFELIDGQLRPPVENAQRVETVLSRIRSVGLGSVLPALERGLAPILRVHEQAFVDFLQNAWSEWVKVYGEREALPLIWPTRTLGYDRLPEAIDGQLGYYSFDAGTPITAGTWRAARASANVALTAQQLLAAGEQAVFALCRPPGHHAATNLYGGYCFLNNAAIAAQALLDGGATRVAILDVDYHHGNGTQEIFYHRRDVLFVSLHADPRVEYPYFLGYEDEKGAADGVGFNLNYPLPWGTDWQQYRQTLKIALDFIKNYHPDVLVVSLGVDTFEYDPISKFCLKTEDYLTLGKDIASIHKPTLFVMEGGYAVEDIGNNIVNVLSGFEDN